From a region of the Acidimicrobiia bacterium genome:
- a CDS encoding cytidine deaminase — translation MHVENEAVLVAAARRAAENAYVPYSKFRVGAALLTAAGEIVTGCNVENAAYGSSICAEATAIVTAVSQGARSMSTIAVACLDSDSLDGAYPCGNCRQLINEFGITRIIVTTATGESRSHSNAELLPYGFTLNPESGA, via the coding sequence ATGCACGTCGAAAACGAGGCCGTTCTTGTTGCAGCAGCCCGGAGAGCAGCAGAGAACGCCTATGTGCCGTATTCGAAGTTCCGGGTTGGGGCAGCTCTCCTCACCGCAGCCGGGGAGATTGTCACCGGCTGTAATGTCGAGAACGCCGCCTACGGAAGCTCTATCTGTGCCGAGGCAACCGCAATCGTTACGGCGGTCTCGCAGGGGGCGCGCTCGATGAGCACGATTGCGGTCGCGTGTCTTGATTCCGATTCTCTCGACGGTGCCTATCCGTGCGGAAACTGCCGTCAGCTCATCAACGAGTTTGGAATCACTCGAATCATTGTGACGACTGCCACTGGCGAGAGTCGTTCGCATTCCAACGCCGAGTTGTTGCCGTATGGATTCACGTTGAACCCTGAGTCCGGTGCATGA